Proteins encoded together in one Prunus dulcis chromosome 3, ALMONDv2, whole genome shotgun sequence window:
- the LOC117621569 gene encoding probable protein S-acyltransferase 19 isoform X2 → MVRKHGWQLPAHTFQALLVFILYVRCTAINPADPGIMSKFDNGATNSINPNHRLSAKDLPRKFDETTTGHSSPSSVSRSSLAGANSSRKGSVGELGGVNIVAEPTTRKCCIGGIFCALFVHEDCRKQQEGAAESQGGEDALFCTLCNAEVRKFSKHCRSCDKCVDGFDHHCRWLNNCVGHKNYVTFICLMATSLVWLVIEAGVGIAVLVRCFVNKRSMEAEIIDRLGNGFTRPPFATVVTVCTAVSVLACVPLCELFFFHMILIRKGITTYEYVVAMRVMSEERGQYVDEAFNNFANSFRNSPTGSATTGLSGGSSLGLQYKGAWCTPPRVFVDYQDEVVPHLEPGMVPSTIDPDATGITEREQKGPRRPVRISAWQLAKLDSSEAMRAAAKARASSSVLRPLDKPDLELSSSGNMSVRSSVSTDTGANKEIKNELRLSRNSFAPSQGSRDEYETGTQSISSFSSPSHVHEAVTLSPLPQGGLGRFSAATSVPSLVPDRPLTSKATLPNVSLGFDEKIMPRGGTTDPLLLSAPASSLFRDVRRTSVVWDQEAGRYVSVPVSASEARNRLSTQTGFSNPNAETSSYSRRPVIPPQEPSSSAVKTPVQQTEKLMYTGDSIFFGGPLLSAPVRENLKNERDLGSREGQERVGLNLPRESRFRRDSASNQLPVFVPGGFENNPSFGSGLK, encoded by the exons ATGGTGAGAAAACATGGATGGCAACTACCTGCTCACACCTTCCAG GCACTGCTTGTCTTCATTCTTTACGTTCGATGCACTGCAATAAATCCTGCAGATCCTGGCATTATGTCCAAGTTTGACAATGGAGCAACAAATAGTATCAATCCAAATCATAGGTTATCAGCAAAAGACTTGCCTAGAAAATTTGATGAAACCACCACTGGGCATTCTTCTCCATCATCAGTTTCCAGAAGTTCTTTAGCAGGAGCTAACTCTAGTAGGAAAGGCTCAGTAGGAGAACTAGGGGGTGTAAATATTGTAGCAGAACCCACAACCAGGAAATGTTGCATAGGTGGAATCTTCTGTGCATTGTTTGTACACGAAGACTGTCGCAAACAACAGGAAGGTGCAGCTGAGAGTCAAGGTGGTGAAGATGCTTTGTTCTGCACATTGTGCAATGCTGAG GTCCGCAAGTTCAGCAAGCACTGTAGAagttgtgataagtgtgtggATGGCTTTGATCACCACTGTCGG TGGCTTAACAATTGCGTGGGACACAAAAATTATGTGACTTTTATCTGTTTGATGGCCACCAGTCTTGTTTGG CTTGTCATTGAAGCTGGAGTTGGTATTGCTGTCCTTGTGCGCTGCTTTGTTAATAAGAGAAGCATGGAGGCAGAAATTATTGATAGACTTGGAAATGGTTTCACTCGTCCCCCGTTTGCAACAGTTGTG ACTGTATGTACAGCAGTTTCTGTGCTGGCATGTGTTCCGCTTTGTGAACTATTCTTCTTCCACATGATACTAATTAGGAAG gGTATTACAACCTATGAATATGTTGTGGCAATGCGAGTCATGAGTGAGGAACGTGGACAATATGTAGATGAGGCTTTCAATAATTTTGCGAATTCTTTTCGGAACTCCCCAACAGGATCTGCTACAACTGGCTTGAGTGGTGGGAGTTCTTTAGGTCTGCAATACAAGGGTGCATGGTGTACCCCTCCAAGAGTATTTGTGGATTATCAG GATGAAGTTGTACCACATTTGGAGCCTGGAATGGTCCCATCAACTATTGATCCGGATGCAACTGGAATTACAGAAAGAGAGCAGAAAGGTCCTAGAAGGCCTGTTCGCATTAGTGCTTGGCAGCTTGCAAAGTTGGATTCCAGTGAGGCCATGAGAGCAGCAGCCAAAGCCAGGGCATCATCCTCTGTACTACGACCACTTGATAAACCTGACCTTGAACTTAGCTCAAGTGGCAATATGAGTGTGAGAAGTAGTGTAAGCACTGACACAGGGGCAAATAAAGAGATTAAGAACGAGTTGAGGTTGTCAAGAAATTCCTTTGCTCCAAGTCAAGGTAGCCGAGATGAGTATGAAACTGGAACTCAAAGCATAAGTAGCTTCAGTAGTCCAAGCCATGTTCATGAAGCGGTCACACTTAGCCCTCTACCACAGGGAGGTCTGGGACGTTTTAGTGCAGCCACTTCAGTCCCCAGCTTAGTTCCTGACCGTCCATTAACTTCCAAAGCAACATTGCCTAATGTCAGCTTGGGATTTGATGAGAAGATTATGCCGAGGGGAGGTACTACTGATCCTTTGCTGCTGTCAGCTCcagcttcttctcttttcagaGATGTCAGAAGGACATCCGTTGTTTGGGACCAAGAAGCAGGGAGGTATGTCTCAGTTCCTGTATCAGCTTCTGAAGCTCGAAACAGGTTATCCACACAAACAGGTTTTTCAAATCCTAATGCAGAAACAAGCAGTTATAGTAGAAGGCCAGTTATTCCGCCACAGGAACCTTCATCTTCTGCAGTGAAGACTCCAGTGcaacaaacagaaaaactGATGTACACAGGGGATTCTATATTCTTTGGCGGCCCGCTTTTGAGTGCACCAGTTagggaaaatttgaaaaatgaaagggATTTGGGTTCAAGAGAGGGCCAAGAGAGGGTGGGACTGAACTTGCCTAGGGAGTCTAGATTCAGACGAGATTCTGCCTCGAACCAGCTTCCTGTGTTTGTCCCAGGGGGTTTTGAGAACAACCCTTCTTTTGGTTCCGGTTTGAAGTAG
- the LOC117621569 gene encoding probable protein S-acyltransferase 19 isoform X1: MVRKHGWQLPAHTFQVVAITVFCLLVVAFYAFFAPFLGGRIWEYILIGSYSPVALLVFILYVRCTAINPADPGIMSKFDNGATNSINPNHRLSAKDLPRKFDETTTGHSSPSSVSRSSLAGANSSRKGSVGELGGVNIVAEPTTRKCCIGGIFCALFVHEDCRKQQEGAAESQGGEDALFCTLCNAEVRKFSKHCRSCDKCVDGFDHHCRWLNNCVGHKNYVTFICLMATSLVWLVIEAGVGIAVLVRCFVNKRSMEAEIIDRLGNGFTRPPFATVVTVCTAVSVLACVPLCELFFFHMILIRKGITTYEYVVAMRVMSEERGQYVDEAFNNFANSFRNSPTGSATTGLSGGSSLGLQYKGAWCTPPRVFVDYQDEVVPHLEPGMVPSTIDPDATGITEREQKGPRRPVRISAWQLAKLDSSEAMRAAAKARASSSVLRPLDKPDLELSSSGNMSVRSSVSTDTGANKEIKNELRLSRNSFAPSQGSRDEYETGTQSISSFSSPSHVHEAVTLSPLPQGGLGRFSAATSVPSLVPDRPLTSKATLPNVSLGFDEKIMPRGGTTDPLLLSAPASSLFRDVRRTSVVWDQEAGRYVSVPVSASEARNRLSTQTGFSNPNAETSSYSRRPVIPPQEPSSSAVKTPVQQTEKLMYTGDSIFFGGPLLSAPVRENLKNERDLGSREGQERVGLNLPRESRFRRDSASNQLPVFVPGGFENNPSFGSGLK; encoded by the exons ATGGTGAGAAAACATGGATGGCAACTACCTGCTCACACCTTCCAG GTTGTCGCTATTACCGTATTCTGCTTGTTAGTGGTTGCGTTCTATGCTTTCTTTGCGCCTTTCCTTGGAGGCCGTATCTGGGAATATATTTTGATTGGAAGTTACTCTCCAGTG GCACTGCTTGTCTTCATTCTTTACGTTCGATGCACTGCAATAAATCCTGCAGATCCTGGCATTATGTCCAAGTTTGACAATGGAGCAACAAATAGTATCAATCCAAATCATAGGTTATCAGCAAAAGACTTGCCTAGAAAATTTGATGAAACCACCACTGGGCATTCTTCTCCATCATCAGTTTCCAGAAGTTCTTTAGCAGGAGCTAACTCTAGTAGGAAAGGCTCAGTAGGAGAACTAGGGGGTGTAAATATTGTAGCAGAACCCACAACCAGGAAATGTTGCATAGGTGGAATCTTCTGTGCATTGTTTGTACACGAAGACTGTCGCAAACAACAGGAAGGTGCAGCTGAGAGTCAAGGTGGTGAAGATGCTTTGTTCTGCACATTGTGCAATGCTGAG GTCCGCAAGTTCAGCAAGCACTGTAGAagttgtgataagtgtgtggATGGCTTTGATCACCACTGTCGG TGGCTTAACAATTGCGTGGGACACAAAAATTATGTGACTTTTATCTGTTTGATGGCCACCAGTCTTGTTTGG CTTGTCATTGAAGCTGGAGTTGGTATTGCTGTCCTTGTGCGCTGCTTTGTTAATAAGAGAAGCATGGAGGCAGAAATTATTGATAGACTTGGAAATGGTTTCACTCGTCCCCCGTTTGCAACAGTTGTG ACTGTATGTACAGCAGTTTCTGTGCTGGCATGTGTTCCGCTTTGTGAACTATTCTTCTTCCACATGATACTAATTAGGAAG gGTATTACAACCTATGAATATGTTGTGGCAATGCGAGTCATGAGTGAGGAACGTGGACAATATGTAGATGAGGCTTTCAATAATTTTGCGAATTCTTTTCGGAACTCCCCAACAGGATCTGCTACAACTGGCTTGAGTGGTGGGAGTTCTTTAGGTCTGCAATACAAGGGTGCATGGTGTACCCCTCCAAGAGTATTTGTGGATTATCAG GATGAAGTTGTACCACATTTGGAGCCTGGAATGGTCCCATCAACTATTGATCCGGATGCAACTGGAATTACAGAAAGAGAGCAGAAAGGTCCTAGAAGGCCTGTTCGCATTAGTGCTTGGCAGCTTGCAAAGTTGGATTCCAGTGAGGCCATGAGAGCAGCAGCCAAAGCCAGGGCATCATCCTCTGTACTACGACCACTTGATAAACCTGACCTTGAACTTAGCTCAAGTGGCAATATGAGTGTGAGAAGTAGTGTAAGCACTGACACAGGGGCAAATAAAGAGATTAAGAACGAGTTGAGGTTGTCAAGAAATTCCTTTGCTCCAAGTCAAGGTAGCCGAGATGAGTATGAAACTGGAACTCAAAGCATAAGTAGCTTCAGTAGTCCAAGCCATGTTCATGAAGCGGTCACACTTAGCCCTCTACCACAGGGAGGTCTGGGACGTTTTAGTGCAGCCACTTCAGTCCCCAGCTTAGTTCCTGACCGTCCATTAACTTCCAAAGCAACATTGCCTAATGTCAGCTTGGGATTTGATGAGAAGATTATGCCGAGGGGAGGTACTACTGATCCTTTGCTGCTGTCAGCTCcagcttcttctcttttcagaGATGTCAGAAGGACATCCGTTGTTTGGGACCAAGAAGCAGGGAGGTATGTCTCAGTTCCTGTATCAGCTTCTGAAGCTCGAAACAGGTTATCCACACAAACAGGTTTTTCAAATCCTAATGCAGAAACAAGCAGTTATAGTAGAAGGCCAGTTATTCCGCCACAGGAACCTTCATCTTCTGCAGTGAAGACTCCAGTGcaacaaacagaaaaactGATGTACACAGGGGATTCTATATTCTTTGGCGGCCCGCTTTTGAGTGCACCAGTTagggaaaatttgaaaaatgaaagggATTTGGGTTCAAGAGAGGGCCAAGAGAGGGTGGGACTGAACTTGCCTAGGGAGTCTAGATTCAGACGAGATTCTGCCTCGAACCAGCTTCCTGTGTTTGTCCCAGGGGGTTTTGAGAACAACCCTTCTTTTGGTTCCGGTTTGAAGTAG